In a single window of the Kwoniella shandongensis chromosome 5, complete sequence genome:
- a CDS encoding 60S ribosomal protein uL22 has product MVRYASAHISNGNPEKFAQARGEYVRTHFKNMREVAAALTGMNLKKAYTYLADVQDHKQIIPFRRFAGGIGRASQAKQFKTTKGRWPEKSVKFILALLKNAESNADAKDLAVEDLLIKNIVVQQAPKTRRRTYRAHGRINPYQGHPCHIEIILSTPSSEVPRAKDLDVTSSKKGKTIAAIEA; this is encoded by the exons ATG GTTCGATACGCCTCCGCCCACATCTCCAACGGTAACCCCGAGAAGT TCGCTCAGGCCCGTGGCGAGTATGTCCGAACCCACTTCAAGAACATGCGAGAGGTTGCTGCCGCTCTCACTG GCATGAACTTGAAGAAGGCCTACACCTACCTCGCCGACGTCCAGGACCACAAGCAGATCATCCCTTTCCGACGGTTCGCTGGTGGTATTGGCCGAGCTTCTCAGGCCAAGCAATTCAAGACTACCAAGG GTCGATGGCCCGAGAAGTCTGTTAAAttcatcctcgctcttctcaaGAACGCCGAGTCCAACGCCGACGCCAAGGACCTCGCCGTCGAGGACTTGCTCATCAAGAACATTGTCGTTCAACAGGCCCCCAAGACCAGGAGGAGGACTTACCGAGCCCACGGTCGAAT CAACCCTTACCAAGGTCACCCCTGCcacatcgagatcatcctttccaccccttcctccgagGTCCCCCGTGCCAAGGACCTCGACGTCACCAGCTccaagaagggaaagaccATTGCTGCCATCGAGGCTTAA